One genomic region from Sorangium aterium encodes:
- a CDS encoding ABC transporter ATP-binding protein has protein sequence MASVKVRGLNKRFGQTHVLRGVSVDVPDGSFAVLVGPSGCGKSTLLRLLAGLEEADDGTIALDDRDVTRLEPRDRDIAMVFQSYALYPHLTVRENLAFGLKLRKTPPAEIEARVKEASEMLGLGPLLERHPRALSGGQRQRVAMGRAIVRRAQLFLFDEPLSNLDAALRAQVRVDIRKLHDRLGATSVYVTHDQVEAMTLADEIFVLNKGVVEQSGPPLEVFARPRTQFVASFLGSPAMNFVDARLERRGDRWVAAQGDLAIDIDAADFPGALSSGRRVTVGVRPHEVDLAPRDGGTPFEVAIVEALGAESYAHGTVAGAPFVARLDPAARVGKGDTVRVALRQVHLFDADSGLSLREA, from the coding sequence ATGGCGTCTGTCAAAGTGCGCGGACTCAACAAGCGATTCGGCCAGACCCACGTGCTGCGCGGCGTCTCGGTCGACGTGCCCGACGGATCGTTCGCCGTCCTCGTGGGCCCGAGCGGCTGCGGCAAGTCGACGCTGCTCAGGCTGCTCGCCGGGCTCGAGGAGGCGGACGACGGCACGATCGCGCTCGACGACCGCGACGTCACGCGGCTGGAGCCGCGCGATCGCGACATCGCGATGGTGTTCCAGTCGTACGCCCTCTACCCGCACCTCACGGTGCGCGAGAACCTCGCCTTCGGCCTGAAGCTCCGGAAGACGCCGCCGGCCGAGATCGAGGCGCGCGTGAAGGAGGCGTCGGAGATGCTCGGGCTCGGCCCGCTCCTCGAGCGGCACCCCCGGGCGCTCTCCGGCGGCCAGCGGCAGCGCGTGGCCATGGGCAGGGCCATCGTGCGGCGGGCGCAGCTCTTCCTGTTCGACGAGCCGCTCTCGAACCTCGACGCCGCGCTGCGCGCGCAGGTGCGGGTCGACATCCGCAAGCTGCACGATCGGCTCGGCGCGACGAGCGTCTACGTCACCCACGATCAGGTCGAGGCCATGACGCTCGCCGACGAGATCTTCGTGCTCAACAAGGGCGTCGTCGAGCAGTCGGGTCCGCCTCTCGAGGTCTTCGCCCGGCCTCGCACCCAGTTCGTGGCGAGCTTCCTCGGCAGCCCGGCCATGAACTTCGTCGACGCGCGCCTGGAGAGGCGCGGCGACAGGTGGGTCGCGGCCCAGGGCGACCTCGCCATCGACATCGACGCGGCCGACTTCCCGGGCGCGCTCTCGTCCGGGCGGCGCGTGACGGTCGGCGTGCGCCCGCACGAGGTGGACCTCGCCCCGCGCGACGGCGGCACCCCGTTCGAGGTGGCGATCGTCGAGGCCCTCGGGGCCGAGTCGTATGCGCACGGCACCGTCGCGGGGGCGCCGTTCGTTGCGCGCCTCGACCCGGCGGCGCGCGTCGGCAAGGGGGACACCGTGCGCGTCGCGCTCCGCCAGGTGCACCTGTTCGACGCGGACTCCGGGCTGAGCCTGCGAGAAGCGTGA